Genomic segment of Paenibacillaceae bacterium GAS479:
CCATCGTATCGAACAGCTCAGCCAACAGGTTGCCCTGCGGCAGGCGCTCGTGATCGTACACATAAGATAGGAACTCCATCATCGTCCCGATAATTTCCAGCTGCCTTTTGCGCATGCCAAAATAGCTCGTCCAATAAAAATCCGGTTGCCACGGCCGATTATGCTGTTCCCGCATTGCTCTTTCAAGCCCTTCACTCACCGCTTTGTCTGCCTCCAACAGCTCGCTGCCGCTCCACAGGTTATCCGGGTCACGCAGCACTGCGGCCATTCCGGCAAAAATGTTTACTAACCGGTCTTCAACCATACGCCGCAGCTCCTGCAGCCGGATACGCTCGTCAGGCATGTACAGATTGTTGATGACAGCCGCCCATCCCAGCCCTACAAGGAGCAGTAACGCCTCGTTCCAGAGAAGCACAGTCGTCACCGCTCCGGCGCCGTAAACATGGAAAACAAGAACGCTGCCCGGCACGATGCCGCTCTGCAGCTTCAGCCGAGACATTACGGGAAAAACAAGCAGCACATAAAGAGCCGCCGTCCATATATGATAGCCGATCAGTTCAAACAGAACCGACGAAACGAGCAGTGCCACCAGCGCTGCAGACAGCCGTTCGAACAAGCTTCGAAAACCGCTGCTCCTTGTCACTTCTACGCCCAGTATCGCCAGCACCCCTGCAAACATCGGCTCGCGCAACTCCAAAAGCTGCGCTGTCGCAATTGCCGCCGCTACGGCAATAGCCGTTTTCCATACGCGCAAGCCAATCCATGTCCTCGCCATCCGCCAGCCTCCTTATGCCAAAAACGCCCCGCACAGCCGGATCGTCCGGCCAAACGCGGGGCGTCTGCATCCTTGATTTTCATGCTAGTCTTTCGTCGGCCTTCCGTCAACGGGCTCGATCACGCATAGATTAACTATCCCGACCACCGGCAACGAGGCGTTTCTCCATCAGCGCGACACCCTGATACATAAGCGTGGCCGCAGCCGCGATGACAACGAGCGTAGAGAGCACAAGCGTGAAGTTGAACACTTGGAAACCGTAAATGATCAGGTAGCCAAGCCCTTCCTTCGCCACGAGGAATTCGCCGACGATAACGCCGACCCAGGCGAGCCCTACGTTTACCTTCAGCGTCGAAATAATGACCGGGAACGAGCCCGGCAGGATGACAAGCCGGAACAGCTGCCATCTGGAGCCTCCGAGCAGGCGGACAACCTTGACTAGACCCGGCTCCATGTCGCGAAAGCGATTGTAGATGCCGATTGTTGTGACGATGACGGTCATCGTCAGCGTCACGGCGAGGATGGACATGAAGCCCTGTCCGAGCGCAACGATGAAGATCGGCCCCAACGCCACTTTCGGCAAGCTGTTGAACACAACCAGATAAGGATCGCACACCCTAGCCAGAAAAGGAAACCACCAGAGTAGCGCCGCCAGCGCCGTGCCGACGAGCGTTCCAAGCAGAAAACCCGCTGCCGTCTCCGCCACCGTTATGCCGACATGTGGCCAAAGCGTACCGTCCAAGCTGGAGCTGGCCAGCAGGCTTGCAATTTTAGTTGGGTAACTGAATAGCAGCGGGTCGATCCAGCGCAGCCTACCCGCAGCTTCCCACAGACCGATAAAAGCAGCAAGCAGCAACAACTGAACGGTCAGCACTGCAGCGCTCGTTCTGCGCTGGCGACTTAGATAACTGCGGTGAATTTCCTCTATCCATCCGCTGTCCGCGGTGGAGGACAGTTTTGGCCGCTGGCCCCGGTCACCACGGCCGCTACTCCTGCGCCCACTGCCGTTGCTTTTCTCGCTGTAACAACCGCTTACGAGTCCCTCGCCGCCGTTCCCGTTATCGTTTCCGCTGCCTTTCACGTTTTCACTGTCACTACCGCAATTGCCCTTGCCGCTGCTGGAATCGCCGTTTTCTCTATCCTTCCCGCCCCTACGATTGCCCGGCGACGGACTGCCTCCGAGCAGCTCAAGCTCGCTCATTCCGAATTCCCTCCATCCTTCTCGTCCGCTCCCATCTCTTCCCACAGGGCATCGAACACCGCCTGGAAAGCCGGATGTTTGCGCGCCTCAGTCGGAGGAAGAACGCGGAGCTCCTCCGGAACCCGCAGCTCTGTGCGGATATGGCCGGGATTCCGTCCGAGCACGAGCACCCGGTCGCTCATAGCGGCCGCCTCGGCCAGATCATGGGTGACGAGTACTGCCGTTTTGCCAAGCTTACGCAGCGTCGCCTGCACGAGATCTTCCAGCTGCATTTTGATATGCATGTCGAGCGCCGAAAACGGCTCATCCAGCAGTAGTACTTCTGGATCTGGAGCCAATGTGCGGGCCAAAGCGACCCGCTGCCGCATGCCGCCGGAAAGCTCGCCGGGGTATCGGCTGCCCGTACCGGCCAGCCCGACCTCTTCCAGCAGTCGCTCCGCCGCCGCATGGGCCTGCGCTGCTGAAGCGCCGCCAATTTGGAGCCCAAGAGCCGCATTATCCCGAATTGTGCGCCATGGCAGCAGACAATCCTGCTGCAGCATGTATCCGACCTTGGCCGACGGCTTCTCTACCGGTCGACCGCCCATCAGAATCTTGCCCGAGGCCGGTGGGAACAGCCCCGCCAGCAAGCTAAGCACCGTCGTTTTGCCGCAGCCGCTTGGGCCGACTAAGCTAATGAACTCGCCTCGGACGACCATTAGGCTCATATCCTCTACTGCCAGCGAAGCGCCCTGCTTGCCGACATAGACATGGGACACCGAGCGCAGCTCAAGCATCAATTTTTCATTCGCCGCCATTCGTCTCCTCCTCTCATGGACAGAAGGCTTTGGCGTTGTCTGCAGCATGCTGCTCTTTCTGCCCAACTTCGTAGTTACTTCCCGGCCTTCTCTGCAAAGGAATTATCGACCAGCACATCATGCTCTGTACGCTGCTTCAGCTCTCCGGCCGAATTCATCACATCGAGTAGATTATTCCATTCCGTTCCGTCAATCGTTGGATTGTCGGCGTAGGAGCCTTGTTTCTTGTAACGATCAATCGAACTGACGATGATCGTCTTATCGGTTTGCGGGAAGTATGATCCGACCGCATCTGCAATGTCCTCGGCGCTATGTTCCTTCACCCACAATTGCGCTTTTTGCAGCGCATTGGTGAATTTCTGGACCGTATCCCTATTTTTGCTAATATAACTCTGCTTGCTCATGAACACGGTATAAGGCAGCTGGCCGCTCTCCACGCCAAAAGAAGCGACAACCTTGCCCTTGCCTTCCTGTTCCATCATGGACGCCTGAGGCTCGAACAGCTGCACATAATCGCCTGTGCCGGATGCATAGGCTGCTGTAATATTGGCGAAATCAATGTTCTGGATCAAGTTGAGATCCTTTTTCGGATCGATGCCTTTTTTCTTCAGCGTGAATTCGCCAGCCATCTGCGGCATGCCGCCCTTTCTCTGCCCCAGGAAAGTCGACCCCTTGAGGCTATTCCAGTCCAGCTCCTTACCGGAGCGGGACACGAGGAAGGTGCCATCCGTCTGCGTCACCTGTGCAAAATTGATAACCGGATCTTCCGCCCCCTGCTGATACACATAGATGGAAGTTTCAGATCCTACTAACGCCACATCAATTCCCCCGGAGAGCAGCGCCGTCATCGTTTTGTCGCCGCCAGCCGTCGTTTGCAGCTCTACATCAAGCCCTTCCGCCTTGAAAAAGCCCTTGGAAAGAGCTACATACTGAGGAGCATAGAACAACGAACGAGTCACTTCACCGATGCGTACTTTGACCGTTCCATCTGTCTTCCCAGCGCAGCCTGATAGCATTGCCGACGCTGCCAATGCTGCTGCGAGCAGCAGGCCGGTTATCGCCTTTCTTTTCATGTCATGAATCCTCCCTTAGTCGCTTGCCATTGAGTGCTGTAGCCTATTCACGTCAAAAGGGGTTGGTGCATACTGTCTGTTGCGGATGCGGATCGCGAATACTCAAATAGCGTCTGCGACTTTTGATATAGCGCCCTATACTAACAACAAAAAGACTGGAGGAGACTGAGCCAGCTCAGTCTCCTCCAGTCTTTTAGCGAACGTGTTCTTAACTCTTCGTTTTAAAGCTTGTAAATGTCGGTGTATTTGTCCCGCAGGTACTTGACCAAATGGGACGAGTCCAGCGGCTTGCCCGTTGCACCGAGAATGATTTCCTTCGGCGTGCGCAGCTTGCCGTACTGATGCACGCGCTGCGTCATCCACTCGCGGATCGGCGCCAATTCGCCTTTTGCGACAAGCTCCCATGTCTGTGGCAGCTCCCTTTCCATCGTATCGGAAAGCTGAGCCGCGTACATATTGCCGAGCGAGTAAGACGGGAAATAGCCGAATAGTCCGGCGCTCCAGTGTACATCCTGCATAACGCCAACCGCATCGGTCGGCGGTGTAAGCCCAAGGTACTCACGGTATTTCTCATTCCAAATGGCTGGCAGATCCGCAGCTTTCGCTCCTTCGTTGAAAATCATTTTCTCAATCTCATAACGAATGATGATGTGCAGATTGTACGTAAGCTCATCCGCCTCGATTCGGATCAGCGACGGCTGAACCGTATTTTGGGAACGATAGAAATCCTCTGCTGATACGCGAAGCTGATCCGGGAAACGGCTCTGCAGCTCACCGTAGTAACGCTGCCAGAACGGACGGCTGCGACCAATCGTATTTTCCCAGAAACGCGACTGCGACTCATGAATTCCCATCGAAGTACCTGCACAAAGCGACGTTCCTGCCAGCTTTGGAGAGACGTTCTGCTCGTACAGCGCATGGCCCGCCTCATGGATCGTGCCGAACAACGCGCTTGTCAGATCATCTGCTAGATAACGCGTCGTAATACGCACATCTTTCAGGTTGATCGTGGTCTGGAACGGATGCGCGCTCTCATCGATGCGGCCAGCCTCGAAATCATAACCCAGTTGGTCGAGCATATAACGGCTGAATTCCTTCTGTTTCTCCCTGTCAAAATGCCCTTCCAGGAAGCTGCGGCTCGGCTTATTCGGCGAAGCTGCAATTGCCGCTGCCAGCGGCACAAGCTCCCCGCGCAGCGAGCTGAAAATGCCATCCAGCTCCGCCACAGTCATATCCGGCTCATATTCGTCGAGCAGCGTATCGTATCGGGTCGCTTTGGGTCCCCACAGATCAATGAACTGGTTCGTATAACCGATAACCCGGTCCAAATAACCTTGGAACGCTGCGTAATCATTGTTTTTACGCGCTTCTTCCCAGGCAGACTCGGATTGGGAGGCAAGCACCACATACTCCTCGTACAGCTTGGGCGGAATTTTGACGCTGCGGTCATAGTTTTTGCGTGACTCGAGCACGAGCTTGCGATCGATCTCGTCTAGTTGATTGAATGCTTCCTTTTCCTCTAATTGCTCCAACAGCTCGCCGGCGAGTGGAGATGTCGCCAGTTGGAATGCCTCGGACGACAACATGCCGACAACCTCGGAGCGTCCGTCCAGCCCTTTACGCGGTGCGCCGGTGCGCATATCCCAGCCCAGCAGGCTCACTGCCTCATAATATCGGCGAATCTTGCGATCTAACTCGCGAAAATCAGACAAAGCCTTATCATATGTAGATGCGGTTCCGGCCATGAACTTCATCATCCTTTCATCTTTAACAGCTATACTATACACTTGAATCATAACGGGGGAACCTATTATAATCAACGATAACCCTTCGGGATAGAATGTTTAATTACCCCGGAGAAAGGAGGAATGTCGGATGCGAATCAGCTTCAGTCCAGATGCTGTGGAAAAGTTACGTCCCTATGTCGGGGATGGACAAGCTGTGCTTAAGCTGCTTTACGATACCGAAGGTTGCGGATGCGTCGTGAATGGTGTGTCGGCGCTATATATCGTGAAGGAGCCCTATGCAGGCGACGTGCTGGGCGAAGGAAACCCCTATCCCTTCTTTTATGAGGAACGATACGAGGTGTTTTTCGAGCCGGAGCTGCGAATCGGTTATAACAAAGATCGAGACGCGTTCACCTTGTCGAGCGACAGCCAGATTTACAACCATGATTTACGGTTTTTCCCACACGCTCCACAGTTCCAAACGTCCTAAGAAAGGTCGGGGTGCCAGATGAACAACATTAAGCAGATTCTATCCTATAACCAGCAGTTCGTTGAAGAGAAGAAGTATGAGGAATATTTGACGGATCGCTTCCCTGACAAAAAAATGGTCATTCTGACCTGCATGGACACTCGGCTCACCGAGCTGCTGCCGCGGGCGATGAACCTGCGCAACGGCGATGTCAAAGTGCTCAAAAACGCCGGTGCGATTGTCACTCAGCCGTTCGGCAATATTATGCGCAGTATTCTCGTCGCGACCTATGAACTGCAAGCTGAAGAGGTGCTGATCATCGGCCACTACAATTGCGGCATGACGGGCATCGACCCCGAAGCGATGATTGGCAAAATGATCAGCCGCGGCGTACCCACGTCGACGCTCCGCACGCTCAAACATTCCGGTGTTGACTTCCACCGCTGGTTGACCGGCTTTGACAATGTCCGCACCAGCGTTGAGAAAAGCGTCAATATCGTACGCAACCATCCTCTGCTGCCGCCCGGCACGCCAGTGCATGGCTTGATCATCGATCCACAGACCGGCAAGCTGGATTTAGTCACTGACGGCTATGATTTTTTGAAGGAGGAAGCTGTGGCTTCCAATGAAATGTAAGTAATTGGTTAAATGGCTCATTCAAAGTTGAGGACGTAACCAAGCACAGACTTGGGAGCGTCCTCTATTTGCGTTCATTCCAATACTCAATCATTGGAGTTGATAATTCAGGTGATCTCAGATTCAGCATTCAAAGGTTTTAAGAGAGCAACAAGAGCAGAATTTCCCCATTTAAAAAGTTTATCAAACTTGAAATCCATAGAGTTTTCCATATGTATCTTTAGTCGCTCGTCATTAGCTTCTAGAAACTCGTTCTTTCCAAGAAGGGAATTGGTAAATACTTAAGTAAATCTTCTGCATCAAATCTATCTTTACGCGAAACCTCTCCGACGTTAGCATCATTAATTCCATCCCAAAGCGTCACATGATAAGACTGTATGGGCAGAGGACAAAACAAATATGTATTGGATATTTCTGGTAATAACGACAGAGTTTGATTAAGTGTTCTGTACAACTCTAATGAATCCGAAGCCTTATCAAAATTTAATAATTTTAAGGATTTTTTTAGGGGACCACTGAGGGATAAACCGAGCAATTTTAGGGTTAGTATTTAAAAACATGGATAACCTTCAACTGGTTTAATAACTACTAATATAACAAAATTTCCCTCTCAATTGGTAAAATGATTGCACTCTAACTAACAATCGAATACTAGCCGTCTATCTCCAGATCAGAAGTACAAATAAAAAAAACACCTCCTTGTCTGGCAAAGTCAGATTGTCGAGATCCAACAATACCTAAAGTAGAGGTGCAACGACTGCAAGGCTGGTTATCTGCTGCTAAAAAGGATTGGAACGCGCGATGTACATTTGATACCAAATGATAAAGATTAGCAGCGTCCACAATTTACGACTTGCATCGTACTTACCTTCCCGATGGTCCTCCAGCATGCGGAGCGCATTATTACGGTCAATCCAAGGCACATTCGAAGCTGAATGAATCAGCTCCTTCGCCCATGGGTACCATTCATTCCGCAACCAAACCCGGATCGGAACCGGGAAACCAAGTTTTCTGCGAGTTTGCACATCTGGAGGGACAAATTCTTTCATCGCTTCTCGAAGGAGCAGCTTTGTTGATTGTTTAGAAATTTTATACCTCGTTGGTATTTTCGACGCGAATTCAAACACCTTCGTATCCAGAAAGGGAACCCGCAATTCCAAGGAATGAGCCATCGACATCTTGTCCGCTTTCATCAATATATTTCCCCGCAGCCATGTATGGATGTCGATGTACTGCATTTTTGTTACATCATCGTAACCGACAGCTTGCTCATAAAGAGGAAGCGTGATGTCTTGAGCCGGAAGATACCCGTGAGACAGATCTTTTGGCAATACAAACGTCTTCTCTTGATCCAGAAAAATTTTTGCGTTCCCAAAATAACGCTCTTGCAGGGACTGGCTTCCGCGTGCGAGGAACCCCTTCCCTTTCATTCCTTCAGGCATCAGATCAGAAAAATGTCCAGCCAGCTTGCGCATACTTTTCGGCATGGATGTAATCCACTGCAGCGACATCGGTTCCCGGTAAATATTGTACCCTCCAAAAAATTCATCGGCTCCTTCACCAGAGAAGACAACTTTAACCGATTGACTCGCTAAACGCGAAACGAAATAAATGCCGGCAGCCGATGGATCGGCAACGGGTTCGTCCATATGCCAAACCATGTTCGGAAGTTCGTCCAAATAGGTTCCGGCATTAATTGAAATCGCTTGATGGTCCGTACCAAAATAAGCAGCGGTACGCGCCGACAACTCCAACTCGCTGTAACCAGGTTCATCAAAACCGACCGAAAAGGTTTGGGTCGGCTCCAAACGCTGCAGCATGCCCACCAGACTGCTGGAATCAACGCCTCCGGACAAGAAGGCTCCTCTTGGAACGTCGCTGTTCCGATGTTTGCTTACAGAGTCCAGCAGGACCGACCTCGCCTCCTCTGCCATATCTGAGAAAGAGCGAGATTCGTCGAAGTTAAATGTTGGTGTGTAGTAGGCCTCCATCTTCATCATGCCGTTTCTAATCGTCATCGTATGGCCAGCCATCAGTTTATGAATACCCTTGAACATTGTCGCTGGCTCGGGCACGTACTGGAATGTCAGGTAGTGATAGAAAGACTGCCCGTCCACTTCTCGATCTATCATAGATGAGGCAAGCAGCGATTTAGCTTCGGATGAAATCATATAACCTGCTGACGTTTCACAATAATAGACAGGCTTGATTCCGAATGGGTCACGCGCAGCAAACAACAGGTCCTGATTTTTATCCCATATGACGAAACCGAACATCCCACGCAAATAAGTCACGCATTGCTCGCCGGTTTCTTCATACAGCCGAAGAATGACCTCGGTATCGGATTGAGTGTGGAATCGATGTCCCTTTCCCTGCAGCCATTCACGCAGCTCCACATAATTGTATATTTCACCGTTAAAGATAAGCCATACTCCACTCTCATCACTTCCTAACGGCTGAGCTCCGTGCTCCAGATCTAAAATGCTCAGACGACGAAAGCCAAGTCCGATATGACCATCGACATGATGACCGGCATCGTCCGGTCCACGATGCGCGATAATATCTGTCATAACTTGGATTAGCTCGCCGTTAACCGGTATTCCATTACGATTATAAACAGCTACAATTCCACACATACTTGCAAATCCTCCTCAAAACGACTCGCTTTTCCAATTTTAAACTCAATTCTCAACGCGCAGATGAAAAGGAACTCCAATTCAGGAGCTCCTTTCGTTTAAAAAAAACTTTCCTGTATCCCCTACTTCAGTTTAGCTACGCTGACAGCGATCTGTTCTAATTGGCTTTGGCTCAGGGAACCGTCAGGAGAATCCATCGCCACAAACCGGTCGTCCAATTCGAAACCGAGCATTTTCTCTTTCGTAAACCACTTCGCACTAACGCCGTTGGACAGCTTAACCTTCTTGAAGTCTAGTGCTTTTTTGTTCCGTTTCCATCCGAATTTGCTGGCTAGCGGCATCGAATTGTACATTGATTCCAGCCAGGTTGGAGATAGCACGCACCGGTAAATACGTTGTATTTCGGTAAGTAATCGGCGCCAACTTTTTGCCGGAGCTATCTGTAATGGATTGATTAGCTCCGTTTACGCTAAGGTAATGCCGTGATTCAGATAAGCGTTAATTTTCTCCATCTTGGTGCCAGCATATACACCGACGGCTCCCGAAAAAATCATTCCCAATACGATGGCTGACAAAAGTGTTTTTTTCATAACGAATCTCTCCTTTTATCTGACCAACATCATTTTTTGAAGTCTAAAATATACGTAACCAGTAGCTTCTCTTCATCGTTCACGGTAATTCCCAGTCTGGTGCCAGAAGGATTCCAACTCAGTGGGTATACTGGTTCATACGATAACCCTAGCGGCGATACCTTGCCGGAAACCGTATCAAAGATATAGACCCCATTCATGCCGCTTTTATCCTCGGTATAAACATCGAAGGCCAGCTTGGATGAATCGGGGGACCAAGACAGATAGGACAGTAGATCGCCCCTGCCGATCATCGAGCCTTGTACATTACCGTCCGTATCGTAGATGAGCAGACGTGTTTCTTTCTGCCCGCTGCTTGTGGCGGTAGAGACGGCAATCCGCTTACTATCAGGCGACAGACTCAATTTGTTGACTTCCTCTGCAAGCAGCGTTGGCCGGGATTGTGTAGGGGTAAAGCTTTTCAATTGTTCTTTGGAATCAATGTAATAAATCTTCCCGTTGCCCGCAGCAAATTCCATTAAGGTACTTACATCAGGATCTTCCAGCTTGATCTTCTTCCGGGTACCGCCCACGGAAATGTTCCATATCTCGCCCCGATCCTTCGTCGAGCCGGCAGCAAGAACATAGGAGTCATTGTTGAGCCAGCCGCCCACTTGCAAATAATTGTCGACCGCGACATCATGCCGTTCCCCTGTAGCCATATTTTCGATCTCGTTCACGGCTATATATTTGTTCTTCCAGGTCTGAATGAAGCTGTATTTCCCATCCGGTGATAGGAAAGACTTGACGTAGTCCCCCTCATCCGCTCCTCTCGGTTCCTTGATGCTCAGTCGTTCTCCCGTCTCAAGATCAAATCGGAACGGGTGATGCCCATATTGCGCTTCCTCCGTCGCGGTGGGTTGTTTCTCCACCGTGGTGACTTGGATTTCCATTTCATGGTCTGAGAGCCATCTCTCGATATTTGCACCATTTACCTGGTGTATGCGCT
This window contains:
- a CDS encoding Uncharacterized membrane protein YgaE, UPF0421/DUF939 family, producing the protein MARTWIGLRVWKTAIAVAAAIATAQLLELREPMFAGVLAILGVEVTRSSGFRSLFERLSAALVALLVSSVLFELIGYHIWTAALYVLLVFPVMSRLKLQSGIVPGSVLVFHVYGAGAVTTVLLWNEALLLLVGLGWAAVINNLYMPDERIRLQELRRMVEDRLVNIFAGMAAVLRDPDNLWSGSELLEADKAVSEGLERAMREQHNRPWQPDFYWTSYFGMRKRQLEIIGTMMEFLSYVYDHERLPQGNLLAELFDTMEGDIRSDYYEDRPRAALNGLRASFRTMELPHTREEFEVRAALLQLTVEMDRFLDTASRLKKRRLGEGV
- a CDS encoding NitT/TauT family transport system permease protein, yielding MSELELLGGSPSPGNRRGGKDRENGDSSSGKGNCGSDSENVKGSGNDNGNGGEGLVSGCYSEKSNGSGRRSSGRGDRGQRPKLSSTADSGWIEEIHRSYLSRQRRTSAAVLTVQLLLLAAFIGLWEAAGRLRWIDPLLFSYPTKIASLLASSSLDGTLWPHVGITVAETAAGFLLGTLVGTALAALLWWFPFLARVCDPYLVVFNSLPKVALGPIFIVALGQGFMSILAVTLTMTVIVTTIGIYNRFRDMEPGLVKVVRLLGGSRWQLFRLVILPGSFPVIISTLKVNVGLAWVGVIVGEFLVAKEGLGYLIIYGFQVFNFTLVLSTLVVIAAAATLMYQGVALMEKRLVAGGRDS
- a CDS encoding NitT/TauT family transport system ATP-binding protein, translated to MAANEKLMLELRSVSHVYVGKQGASLAVEDMSLMVVRGEFISLVGPSGCGKTTVLSLLAGLFPPASGKILMGGRPVEKPSAKVGYMLQQDCLLPWRTIRDNAALGLQIGGASAAQAHAAAERLLEEVGLAGTGSRYPGELSGGMRQRVALARTLAPDPEVLLLDEPFSALDMHIKMQLEDLVQATLRKLGKTAVLVTHDLAEAAAMSDRVLVLGRNPGHIRTELRVPEELRVLPPTEARKHPAFQAVFDALWEEMGADEKDGGNSE
- a CDS encoding NitT/TauT family transport system substrate-binding protein produces the protein MKRKAITGLLLAAALAASAMLSGCAGKTDGTVKVRIGEVTRSLFYAPQYVALSKGFFKAEGLDVELQTTAGGDKTMTALLSGGIDVALVGSETSIYVYQQGAEDPVINFAQVTQTDGTFLVSRSGKELDWNSLKGSTFLGQRKGGMPQMAGEFTLKKKGIDPKKDLNLIQNIDFANITAAYASGTGDYVQLFEPQASMMEQEGKGKVVASFGVESGQLPYTVFMSKQSYISKNRDTVQKFTNALQKAQLWVKEHSAEDIADAVGSYFPQTDKTIIVSSIDRYKKQGSYADNPTIDGTEWNNLLDVMNSAGELKQRTEHDVLVDNSFAEKAGK
- a CDS encoding carboxypeptidase Taq; the encoded protein is MIQVYSIAVKDERMMKFMAGTASTYDKALSDFRELDRKIRRYYEAVSLLGWDMRTGAPRKGLDGRSEVVGMLSSEAFQLATSPLAGELLEQLEEKEAFNQLDEIDRKLVLESRKNYDRSVKIPPKLYEEYVVLASQSESAWEEARKNNDYAAFQGYLDRVIGYTNQFIDLWGPKATRYDTLLDEYEPDMTVAELDGIFSSLRGELVPLAAAIAASPNKPSRSFLEGHFDREKQKEFSRYMLDQLGYDFEAGRIDESAHPFQTTINLKDVRITTRYLADDLTSALFGTIHEAGHALYEQNVSPKLAGTSLCAGTSMGIHESQSRFWENTIGRSRPFWQRYYGELQSRFPDQLRVSAEDFYRSQNTVQPSLIRIEADELTYNLHIIIRYEIEKMIFNEGAKAADLPAIWNEKYREYLGLTPPTDAVGVMQDVHWSAGLFGYFPSYSLGNMYAAQLSDTMERELPQTWELVAKGELAPIREWMTQRVHQYGKLRTPKEIILGATGKPLDSSHLVKYLRDKYTDIYKL
- a CDS encoding carbonic anhydrase — protein: MNNIKQILSYNQQFVEEKKYEEYLTDRFPDKKMVILTCMDTRLTELLPRAMNLRNGDVKVLKNAGAIVTQPFGNIMRSILVATYELQAEEVLIIGHYNCGMTGIDPEAMIGKMISRGVPTSTLRTLKHSGVDFHRWLTGFDNVRTSVEKSVNIVRNHPLLPPGTPVHGLIIDPQTGKLDLVTDGYDFLKEEAVASNEM
- a CDS encoding asparagine synthase (glutamine-hydrolysing) codes for the protein MCGIVAVYNRNGIPVNGELIQVMTDIIAHRGPDDAGHHVDGHIGLGFRRLSILDLEHGAQPLGSDESGVWLIFNGEIYNYVELREWLQGKGHRFHTQSDTEVILRLYEETGEQCVTYLRGMFGFVIWDKNQDLLFAARDPFGIKPVYYCETSAGYMISSEAKSLLASSMIDREVDGQSFYHYLTFQYVPEPATMFKGIHKLMAGHTMTIRNGMMKMEAYYTPTFNFDESRSFSDMAEEARSVLLDSVSKHRNSDVPRGAFLSGGVDSSSLVGMLQRLEPTQTFSVGFDEPGYSELELSARTAAYFGTDHQAISINAGTYLDELPNMVWHMDEPVADPSAAGIYFVSRLASQSVKVVFSGEGADEFFGGYNIYREPMSLQWITSMPKSMRKLAGHFSDLMPEGMKGKGFLARGSQSLQERYFGNAKIFLDQEKTFVLPKDLSHGYLPAQDITLPLYEQAVGYDDVTKMQYIDIHTWLRGNILMKADKMSMAHSLELRVPFLDTKVFEFASKIPTRYKISKQSTKLLLREAMKEFVPPDVQTRRKLGFPVPIRVWLRNEWYPWAKELIHSASNVPWIDRNNALRMLEDHREGKYDASRKLWTLLIFIIWYQMYIARSNPF